The Petroclostridium xylanilyticum region CTCAACGGGGAGGACACTCTCCCTTTATCCCTCATAGTTTTTACTATTTCGGGAATACATTTCTCTTCTTTTCTTAGTATATTTAAACTTCCATTAACATCTGCATTTACTAATCCAAAGTTTGATTTAAAAAGTCCTCTAACTACTCTACGAGTTTTGTTATAGTATTTTTTATTTATAGGTTCTAAATCGAAAGCACTGCACCCACTTGTATAACTCTCTTCCTTAAATTTAACCTCAATCCCTTGTAATTTAGCCTTATACTTAATTAGTTCTGCTAATTTTTGTATAGGTATTTGAACAAACGATTTATTATAATTCATATTTAGTTTAAGTCCTTCAATTTTGCCTATAACAATTTTGTAAACATTATGCTCTATTGCTTTATCTATAATATTTTTACTTACTTTATGAAGATAATCATTGATATAATTTTCTCTGTATCTTCTTAATGAATTAATCATTTTAGTATTTTTGAATTTATCAGAACCTATTTTTTTCATTTCAATACTTTGATAATAAGAAATTTTCTTGTTTACAAAAGCATTTATACTTTTAAGTTTTTTACCACAAAACAAGTAACTTTGATTACCTTCTTTAAATGTTAACGTTGCAAGATTATCTAAACCTAAATCTATAGCCATAACATTAGTTTCTTTTGCTTTTTCTAACTCTTGCTTATTGTAAATTATAATTAAATACCATTGTTTTAAAGAATTATCCCACTTAATTCTTACTTGTTGTATCTCATCCCAATTTATAAGGCTTTGAAGTTTATCTGAAACCTCAAAATTTAAACTCTCTACCTCAAATTTTTTCTGAACTGTTTTGGAAAGAGATAACATTAGCCTATTTTCTTTAAATCTTATAGCAAGATTGGTAAATATAATCTCATTCTTTCTTTTATCTGTATTTTTAAATTTTGGAGGTTTTGGAACTCCATTATATTTACTTTTATTCTCCTTATAATCTTTAATACTTGCAAAATAAGATTCCCAATTTTGCTCTACCACTTTAAAACAATGTTGTCTTGTATGGCTATGTAAATAATCACAGTGCCAATTATTTTTATATATCTTTTCAATTTCAACATAAGGCTTAAATCCATTTTCTCTTAAATCATAATTAACTATGTTATAGAGTTTTGTTGTATGAAATGATAATTCTTCTATAATCTTTAATTGTTCTTCGTTTAATTTAGGTTTAAATTTGAATGCTAATTTCACTTTTTTCACCTCCTTTACATTTTTATCTATGTATTTATCTTAACATGTCATTGATACATGGTCAACTATGTGGTAAAATTAATTTATACTATTTAGGAGGTGCTTAAAATGGCAAGAAAAAATATTAATACAACAATAGATGAAGATTTATATACTGAAATTAAAATATTGGCTATTAAATTAAAAGTCAATGCTAACGACTTAATCGAAGAAGGTATGAAATATGTCATTGAAAAATACACAAGAATGTTTAATTTTTAGGCATTTAACCTAAAAATTAAAGGCACAATTCATCCTCCGAGATAAACAACGGAGGTTTTCTTGTGCCAATATTATAAATCATGTAGTTAACATAACAAGAATGGTATTTGTCATTAATTTGTTTTGCATGCCTTTAGCATGAAATTGTAACATTTATTTTAAGCTAGATTTACAGAAGGGTTAATATTTTTTTACAAATTTGTTACTTTAATGACAATATATTATGTTTATGTTATTATGTTGACCAAGAGGTGGTAATAAATATTTTGCTTAAGACTTTAGAAGGAGGTGAAATACATATTGAATAGTCAAAGAGTGTTATCTGTTAAAGAAACAAATCTGTCTCAAAATTCTCATTTAAAACACAAATCAATTAACCAAAAATCTAAGGAGGTTTTTTTTATGTCAAAGGTAAGAAAGATTTTGTCTCTAACTATAGTGTTTGCGATGTTCCTTACACTATTTGCTGGAATCACTACTGTTTCTGCTGCATCTGATTACAGCAGCTCAGTGGAAAGAATGCAGAAATTTGGTATCATGAAAGGTGACCCAGATGGTCAATTAAGACCTAACTCTGATGTTTTAAGATCAGAATTTTTAACAATGTTAGTTAGAGCTTTAGGTTATGAAGATGCTGCTGTAGCAGCTGCTGGCAGCACAAGATTCACTGACGTTCCAGCAAACCACTGGGCATCCGGTTATGTAAATGTAGCTGTACAACTTGGTATTACTAAGGGTACAACTGAAACTACATTCTCACCAGATAAAAAAGTTGAAGTTGTTGAAGCCGTTGCAATGATTGAAAGAGCAATGGGTTATGAAGTTTTAGCGCAAGAAAAAGGCGGTTATCCTGTTGGACATTTAGTTATTGCAAAGGACAGAAACTTCGGTCTTAATCTTTTAGATGGAGTTTCTGAAGCAGCAACAATGCCTGCACCAAGGGGATTGGTTGCTAAATTATTTGATAATGCTTTGAATGCAGCTTTCTACGAAATTGATTCTTATAGCAATGGAGTTCCTACTTATAAACCAAATCCAAATATTACTTTCCTTACAAAGATGGGATATGAAAAATATACTTTGGGTGGCGATGATGTAGTTATTGTTTCAAGAACTCCTTATTACGGAACTGATAACGATAAGATCCAGGTAATCAGGGCCAACAAATCCGGGACACCTTCAGAATTAAATGTTAAAGGATATACACCGGAAGAATTAAATAGCTTTATAGGTAAACGTATCAAAGCTTATTTCGATGCAGATGATAATAATAAACTGGTAGATATTCAGTTGGCTGATAAAGATAAGACCGTAGTGGTGGCAGCAAAAGAAATATCTAAAGACGGCGATAAGATTAAAATCAAAGACAAAGATGGTACAGAAACAAAATATGATGCCAAAGACGGTAAAATCGGTGCAATAGTTAACTGGAATTTTGAAACAGCTGACAATGCAGACATTTTTGCTGCAGGTGCTTCATTCGGTGATAAGAAAGACCTTATTGAAGCCACAGCAGTTATTTTCGATGGAAAAGTTGACTTTGTATATGGATTTAAATATGAAGCTCCGGTAAAAGTTTCTTCTATTGTTGACAACAAAGTAACAGGGGCTAAATATGTAAGGACAAATGGTGGATCCAAATATATTGATAAAGACAAAGATAACAAGGCTAAATTCAGTATCATAATTAAGGATGGAAATCAGGTTGAACTATCAGCCTTAGCTGAACACGATATCTTGTATGTTGCTACTGAAAAATCTGATGCATCAGAATCTAACGCTAAGGATAACAGAATCAAGTTCTTCGTTGTAAGCAATACTGTATCCGGTGAGTTAAAAGCTGCAAAACTTAACGCTTCAAATGAAGCAGAAAAAATTAAGATTGGTGACACCACTTATGATGTATTAACTCCTACTGCACTTGCAAGCTGGTCTGTAGCATTTGGCGATACTGTAAAAGCTAGATTAACTAAAGATGGAAAAGTATATGAATTGGTTAAAGAATCCGGTGCTATTACTGAAGGTTATTCAATTGTGTTAAATAAAGCAACTGAAACTGACCGATACAATAATACATCAAAGTATGTAAAAGTATTAAAAGCTGACGG contains the following coding sequences:
- a CDS encoding RNA-guided endonuclease InsQ/TnpB family protein, with translation MKLAFKFKPKLNEEQLKIIEELSFHTTKLYNIVNYDLRENGFKPYVEIEKIYKNNWHCDYLHSHTRQHCFKVVEQNWESYFASIKDYKENKSKYNGVPKPPKFKNTDKRKNEIIFTNLAIRFKENRLMLSLSKTVQKKFEVESLNFEVSDKLQSLINWDEIQQVRIKWDNSLKQWYLIIIYNKQELEKAKETNVMAIDLGLDNLATLTFKEGNQSYLFCGKKLKSINAFVNKKISYYQSIEMKKIGSDKFKNTKMINSLRRYRENYINDYLHKVSKNIIDKAIEHNVYKIVIGKIEGLKLNMNYNKSFVQIPIQKLAELIKYKAKLQGIEVKFKEESYTSGCSAFDLEPINKKYYNKTRRVVRGLFKSNFGLVNADVNGSLNILRKEEKCIPEIVKTMRDKGRVSSPLRVRVAC
- a CDS encoding ribbon-helix-helix domain-containing protein, translating into MARKNINTTIDEDLYTEIKILAIKLKVNANDLIEEGMKYVIEKYTRMFNF
- a CDS encoding S-layer homology domain-containing protein; protein product: MSKVRKILSLTIVFAMFLTLFAGITTVSAASDYSSSVERMQKFGIMKGDPDGQLRPNSDVLRSEFLTMLVRALGYEDAAVAAAGSTRFTDVPANHWASGYVNVAVQLGITKGTTETTFSPDKKVEVVEAVAMIERAMGYEVLAQEKGGYPVGHLVIAKDRNFGLNLLDGVSEAATMPAPRGLVAKLFDNALNAAFYEIDSYSNGVPTYKPNPNITFLTKMGYEKYTLGGDDVVIVSRTPYYGTDNDKIQVIRANKSGTPSELNVKGYTPEELNSFIGKRIKAYFDADDNNKLVDIQLADKDKTVVVAAKEISKDGDKIKIKDKDGTETKYDAKDGKIGAIVNWNFETADNADIFAAGASFGDKKDLIEATAVIFDGKVDFVYGFKYEAPVKVSSIVDNKVTGAKYVRTNGGSKYIDKDKDNKAKFSIIIKDGNQVELSALAEHDILYVATEKSDASESNAKDNRIKFFVVSNTVSGELKAAKLNASNEAEKIKIGDTTYDVLTPTALASWSVAFGDTVKARLTKDGKVYELVKESGAITEGYSIVLNKATETDRYNNTSKYVKVLKADGTKVEYKVKKDSNADTNFATIAKGTLVKIELNADNEIVKIIEATAVPAGNQNANDISKRKLAAGLVAKEDTVLFNMTNDNSGSNDDAEANVITWGNLSDNNTVTYYFTDDGYIVAAMFTNASAEATYAVIADKSTIKDGKNHLVLITKNGKVEFDTNSAVAEGIGDVVEFTLSADNKVKSTTPVTVATDVYEIQDITSNIIKVNNTIYTFADNVVVYYNENLDNTKDFTAMSKADLYKYMQVKLYLNSDNDIIAVAISKK